In the Cucurbita pepo subsp. pepo cultivar mu-cu-16 unplaced genomic scaffold, ASM280686v2 Cp4.1_scaffold002994, whole genome shotgun sequence genome, TTCCAATAATATCCCCAAATtcatgtgtgtgtgtgttcatATGAATTCAATAATGGACGAGCAGATAGAACTGCCGCCGGGATTCCGATTCCATCCGACGGACGAGGAGCTCATCACCCACTACCTCTCCCCCAAGGTCCTCAACACCAACTTCACCGCCGTAGCCATCGGGGAGGCCGATTTGAACAAATCAGAGCCCTGGGACTTGCCTGGTATCTCATCACTTATACTCATCTCAATCCTAATTCACTCAACTTACAGTCTTTTATGTTATTAGGGAGAGCCAAAATGGGGGAAAAGGAGTGGTACTTCTTCTGCGTCAAGGACAGGAAGTACCCCACTGGGCTGCGGACGAACAGAGCTACCGATTCTGGGTATTGGAAGGCCACTGGCAAAGATAAAGAGATTTTCAGAGCAAAAAGAATTGTGGGTATGAAGAAAACTTTGG is a window encoding:
- the LOC111786839 gene encoding NAC domain-containing protein 92-like, yielding MCVCVHMNSIMDEQIELPPGFRFHPTDEELITHYLSPKVLNTNFTAVAIGEADLNKSEPWDLPGRAKMGEKEWYFFCVKDRKYPTGLRTNRATDSGYWKATGKDKEIFRAKRIVGMKKTLVFYTGRAPKGHKSNWVMHEYRLAPKFPL